The sequence cggtgagcactctgctgtatggttttcgtagatgaagcgtggacacgcaaatcagcaaaataaaacaatttatcgtaaaattttcggttttccttgcaaatttttaaaaGCAAGGCCAgaactactctctattaattgaagttcacagaagtgttcgctcaccatcacgcgccagtggtcacttgggtgtatttagacgagagcgcgtgtgagcgattcatgcgaagagaatgtgtttcactcgcgccagctgctttaaccacaagcacacactcaaatgctgtctattcgacactgagaagaagtgcgctttcctctttgtgcggtgcttcgttttttgcatcatcggtgtggcaaaaatctgactctagcgtgtatcactctggtgaaatgccatctctgcatgtgaacactgcttaaacacagcatttgacagcgaactagaaccaaaattttcggcttcaagccaattgtatgcagacgataatcgtgccaccggggtgtatttttcttgattatGTTTGTGTtatgtctgctttgaatgcaattagtaagaatatatttggtttttattacgagtttgaggctttttccaaacgtaaaaaattcaagggcctttttttttaatcgtgaatctatgtaaaaaaaataaggaTTATAACtaaagcttggagcgaaatcaatcttcagttcagcaacgccatcgcacggtgtcacattcaacatatcatgtcaattgtatgggtgcacagtgctgatattttggcgcgcacgaatttgacatttctctcccctacttctgcgtatgagattcgatgcggactcgcttgagggcgccatgctcgcaaaaaatgttgttgccaatgatttgttcgggaaatgggagagctggatatcttgttaatattatGTCTTcgacttaacctaagaagcaataaatcaaagagcccacaacaaatgtgtcataaatatactttagaaccctcaaatttgctctgagtgaaactgtcatccaatgaacacgcacacatacaaaacttgagttatgaaagaatttaactgacaataatgttttaaagaaaatgtttgaaagcaatattaagagtgtttgcatggttttattctagaacaaattgttttatgtatagtccagttgttagtctaggtaaagggttttatagaagcatTGAAAACTACGGTATTACTTGtgaaaagagacacttattatagttggcaTGAAGCAGGTagttattgaaaaatcaattacaagactcctataaattataatcaaaacaataaggcattcgaattattCCTTGGAtataccaaagacatcatattaacaagatatccagctctgacatttcccgaacaaatcattggcaacatcattttttgcgaacatggtgccctcaggcgagtccgcatcgaatctcgtacatacaagcagggaagagaaatgtcaaattcgtgcgcgccaaaattgcagcactgcgcacccatacaattgacatgatatgttgaatgtgatgccgtgcgatggcgttgttaaattgaagattgatttcgctccaagctgacagggtctggataTACCTACGAAACAGTTaacttaaggactattcacacatttcagttccgtgacggttcagtgaaagtgccttcagtgtgccgtcagtgttcttttttgttGGAactcttccgttccgtttccgtaccggtacagcaaatgcagtgatataccgacttcagtgaaaaaaaaatatcggtgacgacgaatttgagtttgccggacaaACGCTGCACTGACgtcaatatcagtatccgtgcatggtgtcgtgccggcactggaCCGAACCGGATATgagtgaatagtcctttatttGATGCTACCGCATTAAGAAAAATATGACCACTGCTTAACACAGCGAACCAAGGTACCAACAATTTTGGCATCAAGCAAGTTGTATGCGGATGTCAATCGTGCTACCGGGGTAATTGAAATTCGAAACACCAGAGgctgtactttcaaatggctggtgctaacaCATCGGTGTCAGGTGGCTGGTTATAACTTTAAATTTTTGTGTTTAGATTTTAGTGTGTTGTCACATTTTCTAAAGCGACGCTTTTGTTCTTACTTGTTAccaatataataaaaatacttCAAAGCTCACGCATGTTTTCACTGCTGGGTTGCTTTCGTTTCTTCGTTCCACGCGAAGTTGTTCTCAGTCGCATTTTTATAACAACATTCTGTTGAGTGGCACGTGTTTTTGCCAGTGAAATAGCCGTACAACGTGTTGGTCGAAGAAAGACTCCTAGGGAGTTTTTTTAGTAACCGGTAAAAGCATTTGTTTATATTATGTGAATTCCATTACAATTTAGTTTTGCTTTCAGGCCTCTTTAGTACACAGTGCTTGTGTAGTGTGTAAACGATTTACTTGTTTAGTAGTGTTGTATCGGTCTTTTCCTGCGACAAAAATGGCTGCCGCTAGTGAGGCCGTTGTTGCAGCGCTCGTGTTCGATCATCTTTCGAAGAAAGATAAAACATTTGCAGAAGTTTTTCAGAAGAAATTCAAATCGGTAAGTATAGCTTATGTGAATGAATAATCATTTTCGGTCGAAAGTTGATTTGTTCATGCAAAAACGAAGTTCTTCCACATTGTTCCAAGAGGGCGACGGCCGCATGGAAATACACGTGTTTTATTCGAGCACTTATGTTTTATTTCGTCGGTTTACGTATTAAATGTTCAATCTACCTATCTTTGATTGATGTAAGAtcacatttttgttttatttgactgaaaatataatttaattaaaGTAGTGTGCTTGATTTTGTACATCATAAAAGACCTTGAAAAAACAATGTGCGTCGTAATTTAAAAGCATCATAACATTATCTGAAAACGAGCATGCTTTTTCTGCAATGTGGAAGGATATATAAAAGAACTATTAACTTGTTATAAATGTCTCGTTAGTATATTTAGATTGTTACATAGATCCGAAATGCATTCAAAATGtttatatttttccgtttttcaaCAGCCGGTCCTCGCGAAGGGATCTCCCCGTTTAGAAGATGTCATTAAACACTATCTGAACGGCGGCCCCAGGAAGCTTTCAATATCTAAAGCTGATGCTAAATTGAGTTCGGATGATGATTCTTCTGAAGAAGAAAGCGAACCGAGCAAAAGTCCCGCTAAGAAAGTGGTTACAAATGGAAAACCAACAGTTAACGGAAAAGCGTCTGTTAATGGAAACGGCATCAAACAACAAGCTTCGGAAAGTTCGGATGACAGTTCGGAAGAAGAAAAACCAGCACCGAAAAAGGTACCAGTTGTTGCCAAAAAAGAATCATCCAGTGACGACAGTTCGTCAGAAGAAGAGAAACCAAAAGTAACTCCGGCTAAACAAACTCAAggaaaagttgggctcaaaggAGCACCCGCTCCAGCAGTTAAAAAAACCGATACAAGCGACAGTGAATCTGATTCGGATGATTCCGAGGCAAAAGTGCCTCAAAAAACACCCGCTAAGCAAAATGTTAAACCCACACCAGTAAAACCGATACCTACAGCTACTAAAGCAGTCGCAAAAAAACAAGAATCATCCTCTGATAGTAGCTCGGAAGAGGAACAGGTGAAGTCAGCGCCTGTAAAACAGAAACCTCCTTTGGCGAAAGTAGTGGCTAAAAAGCAGGAATCGTCTTCGGACAGTAGCTCTGAAGAGGAACAACCTAAGACAGTGACCGCGATATCTAAACCTGTGTTGGTAAAAGTTGTAGCAAATAAGCAGGATTCGTCATCTGACAGCAGTTCCGAAGAAGAAGATTCAAAACAAACTGCTGTTAAAAAACAAACACCGGGTAAACCAGCTGTAAAGCAAGCTGCGTCATCAGATGATTCTAGTTCAGATGACGAGGAAACACCAGCAGTTAAACCACTGGTTAATAAAAAGCCGATTGTTGTAGCAGCGAAAAAAGATGAATCTAGTGATGATTCTTCTTCTGAGGAAGAGGAGCAACCGAAAAAAATACCGGTTATTAGTACGCCAGCCGCGAAGAAGAAGGCAGCTCAGCCGAAAAAAGCAGAATCATCAAGTGACTCTGATTCTGACGATTCTGAAGAAGATGTTCCACAAAAAACACCAGCTAAGCAAAACGCAAAGCCAACTCCAGTGAACCCGAATACTACAGCACCAAAAGTAGTACCCAAAAAGGAGGAATCATCTTCGGATAGCAGCTCCGAAGAAGAGGAACAGGTAACCAAACAGGTAGCGGTCAAAAAACAAACTCCAGCTAAACCGGCCGTGAAACAAGATGAGTCTTCAGATGAATCTTCGGACGAGGAAGAAGAGCAACCTAAGAAAGCACCTCTCGTCAATACACCGGCTGTGAAGAGAGCTGCTCCGCAGAAATCATCCAGCGAAGAATCGTCCAGTGAAGAGGAAGATCAGACACCTCCGACGAAGAAAGCAGCAGTAGCCTCGGCGAAAAAAGCGACACAGGATGAATCAGATTCGGAAGATTCGTCGGACGACGAGCCAGAGGAGAAACCGGTTGCGAAGCCAGCTCCAGTTTCTAAGGCAGACAAGAAGCGGAAAGCCAAGGAAACTCAAGCAGAGGATGAGAAGCAACCCCCGACTAAAAAAGCTAACTATGGCAATTTCGTTAAGCCGGGCGAGGGCAATAAGGTAAGTTACAGTCATTACTTTTTATTTGTTAGATTCGTTCGTTGATAATAGGGTAATTCAGTCCAGTTCATCATATTGGTTTCTCCGTTCCTCTCTTGTACTAAAGCCAATAATCATACTCTTCTTCAcgacttcttttgctcgaacgccttcagtatacgtttaccaaactgagagttagcaggaccttttttcgacccagtTTCGgtaatcctcaccgaacttcctgattgcatttcgcatggctttttcacttactccttccatttttgctatctttctcagtaacagtccgcgttctgtgcactgtgcactccgttcgaaaatcgattttctagcaatcctattacctttctatagagaaaggcaacaaCACTGATAAATAGTTTTGAACACTATTTGTGTTTGCAGTAATTTCTGACAAAAGTAAGCGCTCatattaaaacctgttttaacccacctagtggtgtaatttttttttcataaaatatatttattaaggcacaatgcgttagctctatgatgccaaAGGCATTTTCTAATAATAAGGATTGTGTAGGTGCTGGCCTCTCATGTTTCACTGGTAACGTTGCTACTCAATGGTAATGGCCGTATGCTTGTCCGTATGGGTACACGGAAGACAACCCCCAAGTCAAAGACCCGGCCGGTGGGCCGCGTGCTAGTTATCGACAGGAGTGGTCCTCCGTTCTTGGAATCAGCCAGGTGACGtgaaaatgtataaaaaattgCTGCATCCTTcagtgggtccgcggaaaacacccccaggctgcgaagacctggcgggtggcccgcatgttagtCATCTACTGGAGCGGCttactggtgtaatgatgcctttctcatatcaatcatactatcatatataatactgtggtattctccaaaataattttcttcaattcttaaaagaataaccaaaatcggtttgtttgaccgtctactgataaaaactatcaattggagaagatttgaagtcgatttagaaaactttttacggttttttgcCCTTTTCTGCGatggtataaaaattttaagacactttaccctatatttccggatccggatgaaattctggaattacgtataaaaccacaggacctttcatttgaaattaagtttgtgaaaatcggtcgcgacatctatgagaaaagttagaacacattttcatttttttgtacatttgatcccataattccggaaccggatccaaataatgtttaggaattttgtatggcttGTGgtcgctttcatttgaatctaagtttgtgaaaatcggttcagccatccccgagaaaagttagtgcaaaaaaacgttacatacacacatacgcacatacacacacatacacatacagacattttgtgtacttgacgaactgagtcgaatggtatataacactcggccatccgggcctcgattcaaaagtcggttttcacagtgattgcataatctttctatatgagaaaggcagaaagcAAAGTCTTAGCATTACATTCCTATTGTGCAATTTGctcattctgtttcaacagatttcgcaaccAATTCATAGCgtatagaatcattgcatggctattaCTACGATCCTTctgacgctaagaatcctttcaagtcgggtttcgaacatacgacaactgatttgtaagaccagcgccttatgcattgaaccgttttttgcactaattcTATAATTTCTGAACTATCTATAGAACaacaaggcctttcatttgaagtgagttcacaaaaatgttATACACACAATCCCATTAGAAATGGTCGGGATTCGGGCGGGTATTGGTCGGGTACggtgtcgattttttttcattttcaacgggtacGAGTTGGGTTCGGGTTAAAACATTTGGTCGGGCTTCGGGGTTTTTTCGACCTTCGTATCTGCAAACGTGGTTTAGCCGCTAAGCTTAACGATTGTGTTTCCGAAGAATTTATTGGTTGATTTGAAATTCCACAGGGCAGCCATTGAGGTCTTTTGTACTTCTTGTTTTACACTAATCATGTAATTTCTTATtatgttcaaaattattaaacaacCACATTTGTCAGTCTTTTAATGAAGcacaaaaatattcagttaACATTTTCTACAGGAAGTTTATTGCAAATAAGGGAGATGTTCAGGAGTGATTTTCAGAATAAACAACTTAAAACCACTTAAATATTCTCCCAGAGCAAAAGAAAAATGAAATGGTTGTTTGTTCAATGTGGTTCTTCAATAGCCGTGTTGATGATGACCGTTTCGTacaaatcaaaattttattcaaggTGCTTCAAATAGGAAGGAAAGAAATAGAGAAAGTGTGAGCACTTTGAATGGTTAGGTGATAACAAATtatctttttcttattcaaaactgTCTTCCTATCAAATAATAGTGTGCTAACTTTTCTCAATTTCTTTCCTTTCTTTTCATATGCTTCTGCTGCGAAACGACTTGTCGGTTTTGTTCCCATTGAAGAACACACAGAACGGTAAAGGTGAGCGGAAATCATTTGGAGGATTTAACAACAAACAGGCAAACAAA comes from Malaya genurostris strain Urasoe2022 chromosome 3, Malgen_1.1, whole genome shotgun sequence and encodes:
- the LOC131435289 gene encoding nucleolar protein dao-5-like isoform X2, with translation MAAASEAVVAALVFDHLSKKDKTFAEVFQKKFKSPVLAKGSPRLEDVIKHYLNGGPRKLSISKADAKLSSDDDSSEEESEPSKSPAKKVVTNGKPTVNGKASVNGNGIKQQASESSDDSSEEEKPAPKKVPVVAKKESSSDDSSSEEEKPKVTPAKQTQGKVGLKGAPAPAVKKTDTSDSESDSDDSEAKVPQKTPAKQNVKPTPVKPIPTATKAVAKKQESSSDSSSEEEQVKSAPVKQKPPLAKVVAKKQESSSDSSSEEEQPKTVTAISKPVLVKVVANKQDSSSDSSSEEEDSKQTAVKKQTPGKPAVKQAASSDDSSSDDEETPAVKPLVNKKPIVVAAKKDESSDDSSSEEEEQPKKIPVISTPAAKKKAAQPKKAESSSDSDSDDSEEDVPQKTPAKQNAKPTPVNPNTTAPKVVPKKEESSSDSSSEEEEQVTKQVAVKKQTPAKPAVKQDESSDESSDEEEEQPKKAPLVNTPAVKRAAPQKSSSEESSSEEEDQTPPTKKAAVASAKKATQDESDSEDSSDDEPEEKPVAKPAPVSKADKKRKAKETQAEDEKQPPTKKANYGNFVKPGEGNKNGKGERKSFGGFNNKQANKEAAWECEKCNIFNDADVRSCTQCKSFNKNADDSNDWECSCGFKNFPSRKFCFKCKTPNANGGGNEGGGGRKSFGSQNGGNRQYPADWDCPECSTSNFAKRSTCFKCSAANPNPSSGADGKFGRKSFGDDKGGNKQFPADWDCPSCGVSNFSKRGTCFKCSTANPNGSFGDNWECAECNFSNFPSRYSCFKCQKPNPNGGGAGEKGGFRKSFGGGGGRGGGNGRGRGGRGGQRDGGGGRGGFGRKSFSENEGNSKPNKKITFDE
- the LOC131435289 gene encoding nucleolar protein dao-5-like isoform X3 yields the protein MAAASEAVVAALVFDHLSKKDKTFAEVFQKKFKSPVLAKGSPRLEDVIKHYLNGGPRKLSISKADAKLSSDDDSSEEESEPSKSPAKKVVTNGKPTVNGKASVNGNGIKQQASESSDDSSEEEKPAPKKVPVVAKKESSSDDSSSEEEKPKVTPAKQTQGKVGLKGAPAPAVKKTDTSDSESDSDDSEAKVPQKTPAKQNVKPTPVKPIPTATKAVAKKQESSSDSSSEEEQVKSAPVKQKPPLAKVVAKKQESSSDSSSEEEQPKTVTAISKPVLVKVVANKQDSSSDSSSEEEDSKQTAVKKQTPGKPAVKQAASSDDSSSDDEETPAVKPLVNKKPIVVAAKKDESSDDSSSEEEEQPKKIPVISTPAAKKKAAQPKKAESSSDSDSDDSEEDVPQKTPAKQNAKPTPVNPNTTAPKVVPKKEESSSDSSSEEEEQVTKQVAVKKQTPAKPAVKQDESSDESSDEEEEQPKKAPLVNTPAVKRAAPQKSSSEESSSEEEDQTPPTKKAAVASAKKATQDESDSEDSSDDEPEEKPVAKPAPVSKADKKRKAKETQAEDEKQPPTKKANYGNFVKPGEGNKFSTPPNKQFPFQQSSGGSSNKKAMNSDEKRGVNRFRRIQEENISIDDRLRDNSYEAKQPPQSNDWMCLICKINNSTLNQKCFKCDTLRALACSKAKLKASWVCPECECINFRDASVCAECSTDNPDPASTVESTLRPGDWKCPTCSCTNFSKRKECFKCGKKTISRHAPKPGDWKCKKCKRNNFAKNLKCFKCFELKPL
- the LOC131435289 gene encoding nucleolar protein dao-5-like isoform X1; translation: MAAASEAVVAALVFDHLSKKDKTFAEVFQKKFKSPVLAKGSPRLEDVIKHYLNGGPRKLSISKADAKLSSDDDSSEEESEPSKSPAKKVVTNGKPTVNGKASVNGNGIKQQASESSDDSSEEEKPAPKKVPVVAKKESSSDDSSSEEEKPKVTPAKQTQGKVGLKGAPAPAVKKTDTSDSESDSDDSEAKVPQKTPAKQNVKPTPVKPIPTATKAVAKKQESSSDSSSEEEQVKSAPVKQKPPLAKVVAKKQESSSDSSSEEEQPKTVTAISKPVLVKVVANKQDSSSDSSSEEEDSKQTAVKKQTPGKPAVKQAASSDDSSSDDEETPAVKPLVNKKPIVVAAKKDESSDDSSSEEEEQPKKIPVISTPAAKKKAAQPKKAESSSDSDSDDSEEDVPQKTPAKQNAKPTPVNPNTTAPKVVPKKEESSSDSSSEEEEQVTKQVAVKKQTPAKPAVKQDESSDESSDEEEEQPKKAPLVNTPAVKRAAPQKSSSEESSSEEEDQTPPTKKAAVASAKKATQDESDSEDSSDDEPEEKPVAKPAPVSKADKKRKAKETQAEDEKQPPTKKANYGNFVKPGEGNKNTQNGKGERKSFGGFNNKQANKEAAWECEKCNIFNDADVRSCTQCKSFNKNADDSNDWECSCGFKNFPSRKFCFKCKTPNANGGGNEGGGGRKSFGSQNGGNRQYPADWDCPECSTSNFAKRSTCFKCSAANPNPSSGADGKFGRKSFGDDKGGNKQFPADWDCPSCGVSNFSKRGTCFKCSTANPNGSFGDNWECAECNFSNFPSRYSCFKCQKPNPNGGGAGEKGGFRKSFGGGGGRGGGNGRGRGGRGGQRDGGGGRGGFGRKSFSENEGNSKPNKKITFDE